From a region of the Impatiens glandulifera chromosome 4, dImpGla2.1, whole genome shotgun sequence genome:
- the LOC124934010 gene encoding alcohol dehydrogenase produces the protein MGYNHWSNLIRNVVFNGRRTSTLFPRAIVSPNLGSFSQFHTPPSSSSTENDLNSSSSSSSMASYHVNSGSSYMRGAVFWEPNKPLSIEDFQMPRPKAGEVLIKTKACGVCHSDLHVMKGELPFPSPCVIGHEITGEVVEHGPLTDSKTIERLPVGGHVVGAFIMPCGNCHYCSRGQDDLCEDFFAYNRAKGTLYDGETRLFLRNSGKPVYMYSMGGLAEYCVVPANGLCILPDSLPYTESAILGCAVFTAYGAMAHAAEVRPGDTIAVIGIGGVGSSCLQIARAFGASEVIAVDVRDDKLEKAKTLGATQTINSKNEDAVQRIIELTGGRGVDVAVEALGRPQTFWQCTQSVRDGGKAVMIGLTNSGAKGEVDINRLVRRQIKVIGSYGGRARQDLPRLIKLAESGVFNLKAAVSRKCTFEEAAGAYEDLNKGTIVGRAVVELM, from the exons atgggatataATCATTGGTCCAATTTGATCCGTAATGTTGTTTTCAATGGTAGAAGAACCTCCACATTGTTTCCAAGGGCTATTGTTTCTCCTAATTTGGGATCATTCTCTCAATTTCATACTCCTccttcatcatcatccactGAAAATGATCTCAAttcatcatcatcctcttcatctATGGCATCCTATCATGTCAATAGTGGGTCTTCTTACATGCGTGGTGCTGTTTTCTGGGAACCTAACAAGCCTCTTTCAATCGAGGATTTTCAAATGCCACGCCCCAAAGCCGGTGAAGTTCTCATCAAGACTAAAG CTTGTGGGGTTTGTCATTCCGATCTTCATGTCATGAAAGGAGAACTCCCATTTCCTAGCCCTTGTGTAATTGGTCATGAGATCACAGGTGAGGTGGTTGAACACGGGCCACTCACAGACTCGAAAACCATCGAAAG ATTACCTGTTGGAGGACATGTTGTTGGAGCCTTTATAATGCCTTGTGGTAACTGTCACTATTGTTCAAGG gGTCAAGATGACTTGTGCGAAGATTTCTTTGCTTATAACCGAGCGAAAGGAACACTTTATGATGGAGAAACGAGGCTATTCCTCAGGAATAGTGGTAAGCCTGTATACATGTACAGTATGGGAGGACTAGCCGAATACTGTGTTGTTCCTGCAAACGGTTTGTGCATCCTCCCAGATTCATTGCCCTACACAGAATCCGCCATTTTGGGTTGTGCTGTTTTCACGGCTTATGGTGCTATGGCCCACGCAGCCGAGGTTCGTCCTGGAGACACAATTGCAGTTATTGGAATTGGTGGTGTTGGCTCAAG TTGTTTGCAGATAGCTCGAGCATTTGGTGCATCGGAGGTTATTGCTGTCGATGTACGAGACGACAAACTGGAGAAAGCTAAGACCCTTGGAGCCACTCAAACCATAAATTCAAAGAATGAGGATGCTGTTCAAAGGATTATT GAACTAACAGGGGGAAGGGGAGTGGATGTTGCTGTGGAGGCATTAGGAAGGCCACAAACATTTTGGCAATGTACTCAAAGTGTAAGAGACGGAGGAAAAGCTGTAATGATTGGTTTAACGAATTCTGGCGCTAAAGGGGAAGTGGATATAAACCGTCTTGTTAGAAGACAGATAAAAGTGATTGGTTCGTATGGAGGAAGGGCAAGGCAGGATCTTCCGAGGTTGATTAAACTTGCAGAGAGTGGCGTGTTCAATCTTAAGGCTGCAGTTTCGAGGAAGTGCACTTTTGAAGAAGCGGCTGGAGCTTACGAAGATCTCAACAAGGGAACTATAGTCGGAAGGGCTGTCGTTGAGTTAATGTAA
- the LOC124934517 gene encoding uncharacterized protein At2g34160-like — MEIVPTSSSSIVMEMKNINIDSKKIKIQVSNTKKPLIFYLNLAKKYIKVYKYVVLSALGMAIPTVITIAEILKNNGVALEKKVLTSSVGSKDETKGRMIQKPKIEILMERCENGEGDCSSDIEKVDNSESPESSSNITSSKITTQQQQESDKSNADVDADSTAEKEKEEVKMEKKNCDNQITLTS; from the exons ATGGAGATCGTACCGACTTCTAGCAGCAGTATCGTCATGGAGATGAAGAACATTAACATCGATTCTAAGAAGATCAAGATTCAAGTCTCCAATACCAAGAAGCCTCTCATCTTCTACCTCAATCTTGCTAAG AAATACATTAAGGTATACAAGTATGTTGTTCTTTCTGCCTTGGGAATGG CAATTCCTACTGTTATTACAATTGCTGAGATTCTGAAGAACAATGGAGTGGCTCTTGAGAaaa AGGTTTTGACATCTAGTGTTGGAAGTAAGGATGAAACTAAGGGGAGAATGATTCAGAAACCTAAG ATAGAGATTTTAATGGAGAGATGTGAAAATGGGGAAGGAGATTGTTCTTCAGATATTGAGAAAGTTGATAATAGTGAAAGCCCAGAATCATCATCTAACATTACCAGCAGCAAGATcacaacacaacaacaacaagaaaGTGACAAATCCAATGCTGATGTTGATGCTGATAGTACTGCTGAAAAGGAGAAAGAGGAGGTGAAGATGGAGAAGAAGAATTGTGATAATCAAATCACTTTGACTTCCTAA
- the LOC124935707 gene encoding chalcone synthase 3-like, whose product MLTVGQVRKEQRAEGPATVLAIGTAAPSNCVDQSTYPDYYFRVTNSEHKTELKEKFKRICEKSMVKKRYMYLTEEVLKENPILCENMAPSLDARQDIMVVEIPKLGKEAALKAIKEWGQPKSNITHLVFSTTGGVDMPGADYQLTKLLGLSPSVKRLMMYQQGCFAGGTVLRLAKDFAENNKNARVLVVCSEMSVINFRGPNESHPDGLVGQALFGDGAAAVIVGADPLPVENPLFELVTAAQTILPESDGAIVGHLREVGLTFHLIRDVPRLISINIEKALEEAFQPFGISDWNSIFWITHPGGPAILDQVEAKLGLKEEKLRATRQVLSDYGNLSGATVLFIMDEMRRKSKEAGLKTTGEGLEWGVLFGFGPGITVETLVLHSVAV is encoded by the exons ATGTTAACTGTCGGGCAAGTCAGAAAGGAACAGCGGGCCGAAGGCCCCGCCACTGTGTTGGCCATTGGAACCGCCGCACCTTCAAACTGCGTCGATCAAAGCACTTATCCCGATTACTATTTTCGTGTCACAAACAGCGAACATAAGACCGAGTTGAAGGAGAAGTTCAAACGGATAT GCGAGAAGTCGATGGTGAAGAAACGTTACATGTACTTAACGGAAGAGGTTTTGAAAGAAAACCCAATATTATGCGAGAACATGGCGCCATCATTGGATGCAAGGCAAGATATTATGGTGGTTGAGATACCCAAGTTGGGAAAAGAAGCTGCCTTGAAAGCTATCAAAGAATGGGGACAACCCAAATCAAACATCACCCATCTAGTCTTCAGCACAACCGGCGGCGTAGACATGCCCGGAGCAGACTACCAGCTGACCAAACTCCTCGGACTCAGTCCTTCCGTGAAACGTCTAATGATGTATCAGCAAGGATGCTTCGCCGGAGGAACGGTGCTCCGTTTAGCCAAGGATTTTGCAGAGAACAACAAGAACGCCAGAGTTCTTGTCGTTTGCTCGGAGATGTCCGTTATCAATTTCCGCGGTCCAAATGAGAGTCATCCCGACGGCCTAGTCGGCCAGGCATTGTTCGGCGACGGAGCGGCAGCCGTCATAGTCGGAGCGGATCCCTTGCCGGTGGAGAACCCGTTGTTCGAGTTGGTGACTGCAGCGCAAACGATCTTACCGGAGAGCGATGGGGCGATTGTGGGTCATCTGCGTGAAGTAGGGCTGACGTTTCATTTGATTAGAGATGTTCCTAGGCTTATATCGATTAATATTGAGAAAGCCTTAGAGGAGGCGTTTCAACCGTTTGGGATTTCGGATTGGAATTCGATTTTCTGGATCACTCATCCAGGCGGGCCGGCGATTCTTGATCAGGTGGAGGCGAAGTTGGGATTGAAGGAGGAGAAGCTTAGGGCGACGAGACAAGTGTTGAGCGATTATGGAAATTTGTCCGGCGCCACTGTGCTGTTTATAATGGATGAGATGAGGAGGAAATCCAAGGAGGCAGGGTTGAAGACGACCGGAGAAGGGCTTGAGTGGGGAGTCCTGTTTGGGTTTGGGCCGGGGATTACGGTGGAGACGCTGGTTCTTCATAGTGTTGCCGTTTGA
- the LOC124934516 gene encoding serine/threonine-protein kinase BSK1-like, with protein sequence MNQENTRDLVATLAPLQNKPDLSFQEWTQQMKDTLDARKRGDLAFRDKDFRTAIYCYSQFIDVGTMISPTVYGRRSLCYLMCEQPDAALQDAMQAQCVLPDWSTAFYMQAVALAKLDMHKDAADMLNEAAALEDKKHKGGGTGRWHFFYFI encoded by the exons ATGAACCAAGAGAACACAAGAGACCTGGTTGCTACCCTTGCCCCATTGCAGAATAAACCTGAT CTTTCTTTTCAAGAATGGACACAACAGATGAAAGACACGTTGGATGCAAGGAAGCGTGGTGACTTAGCATTCCGTGATAAGGATTTTAGAACTGCTATATATTGTTATTCTCag TTCATAGATGTGGGAACGATGATTTCCCCAACTGTATATGGAAGACGAAGTCTATGTTATCTTATGTGCGAGCAACCTGATGCAGCTCTCCAAGATGCCATGCAAGCCCAGTGTGTCCTCCCCGATTGGTCGACTGCTTTTTACATGCAGGCGGTTGCCCTTGCGAAGCTGGACATGCACAAAGATGCAGCCGATATGCTTAACGAAGCTGCTGCCCTAGAAGATAAGAAGCACAAAGGAGGAGGAACTGGCAGATggcattttttctattttatttga
- the LOC124934515 gene encoding LOW QUALITY PROTEIN: patellin-4-like (The sequence of the model RefSeq protein was modified relative to this genomic sequence to represent the inferred CDS: deleted 2 bases in 1 codon; substituted 1 base at 1 genomic stop codon), with protein MLRFKGRNDSSPENQKPDSFSAVSQTGFATASKRSRYQKAFGIEEKRDNFLRWRFQLMEKGIQELDFKPEGINSLLQINDLKNSPGPSKKELRFATKQAVHLLQDNYPEFVARNIFINVPFWYYAFNALFSPFLTQRTKSKMVVARPGRTTETLLKFIPIEEIPVEYGGFKRDKNDSKLWVEDNNFXELIVKGGSIETIEIAAPEIGTTFEWDLTVLGWEVNYKEEFVPSDEGSYSIIIQKVKKLGLNEGPIRNTFCNNELEKIVITVDNNGSKKKKMKKVLYRHKTKNAAE; from the exons ATGTTGCGCTTCAAGGGGAGGAATGATTCCTCGCCGGAAAACCAGAAACCAGACTCATTTTCAGCGGTTTCTCAAACTGGTTTTGCAACAGCGAGTAAGAGATCTCG TTACCAGAAAGCCTTTGGAATAGAGGAGAAAAGAGACAACTTTTTAAGATGGAGGTTTCAATTAATGGAGAAAGGTATCCAAGAACTCGATTTCAAACCAGAAGGTATCAATTCCTTGCTTCAAATCAATGATCTGAAAAACTCTCCTGGCCCATCTAAGAAAGAGCTTCGTTTCGCCACAAAACAAGCTGTTCATCTTCTCCAAGACAATTACCCAGAATTCGTAGCCAGAAAC ATATTCATCAATGTCCCATTCTGGTACTATGCATTCAACGCCCTTTTCTCTCCTTTCCTAACCCAAAGAACCAAGAGCAAAATGGTGGTCGCCCGTCCGGGAAGAACAACAGAGACTCTTCTGAA GTTCATTCCAATTGAAGAAATTCCTGTTGAATATGGAGGTTTCAAGAGAGATAAGAATGATTCAAAGTTATGGGTTGAAGATAACAAT TTTTAAGAGCTTATAGTAAAAGGTGGATCAATTGAAACAATTGAGATAGCTGCACCAGAGATTGGAACAACATTTGAATGGGATTTGACAGTTTTGGGATGGGAAGTGAACTATAAAGAAGAGTTTGTTCCAAGTGATGAAGGTTCTTATAGTATTATCATTCAAAAGGTGAAGAAATTGGGTTTAAATGAGGGACCAATTCGAAACACATTCTGTAACAATGAACTTGAAAAGATTGTTATTACTGTTGATAACAATGGaagcaagaagaagaagatgaagaaggttCTGTATCGACACAAGACTAAGAATGCAGCTGAATGA
- the LOC124935736 gene encoding putative vesicle-associated membrane protein 726, translated as MVQQSLIYSFVARGTVILAEYTEFTGNFTTVAFQCLQKLPSSNNRFTYNCDGHTFNYLVENGFTYCVVAVDSAGRQLPIAFLDRVKDDFTKKYGGGKAATAVAKSLNKEFGSKIKGHMQYCVEHPEEMNKLAKVQAQVTEVKGVMMQNIEKVLDRGEKIELLVDKTDDLRSQAQDFRTQGTKMKRKMWLDNMKIKLAVFGIVVAIVLIIFFSACGGFKCLS; from the exons ATGGTACAACAGTCACTCATCTACAGCTTTGTCGCGCGAGGAACGGTTATCCTCGCCGAATATACTGAATTCACTGGCAATTTCACCACCGTCGCCTTCCAATGTCTCCAGAAACTTCCTTCCAGCAACAACAGGTTCACATACAACTGCGATGGCCACACCTTCAATTACCTCGTTGAAAACGGATTCA CTTATTGTGTCGTGGCGGTTGATTCTGCTGGGAGACAACTTCCTATAGCGTTTCTCGATAGAGTTAAGGATGACTTTACTAAGAAATATGGTGGAGGGAAAGCTGCAACTGCTGTTGCGAAAAGTCTGAACAAAGAATTTGG ttcTAAGATAAAGGGGCATATGCAATACTGCGTCGAACATCCAGAAGAGATGAACAAACTTGCGAAAGTGCAGGCACAAGTTACTGAAGTCAAAGGTGTCATGATGCAGAATATCGAGAAG GTTCTTGATCGCGGAGAGAAGATAGAGCTGTTGGTAGATAAAACAGATGATTTGCGATCTCAG GCACAAGATTTCAGGACACAAGGGACGAAGATGAAGAGGAAGATGTGGTTAGATAACATGAAGATAAAACTGGCTGTTTTTGGTATTGTGGTCGCGATAGTtctcattattttcttttcagcaTGCGGAGGCTTCAAATGTCTGTCGTGA